In Streptomyces sp. NBC_01426, one genomic interval encodes:
- the ectB gene encoding diaminobutyrate--2-oxoglutarate transaminase, giving the protein MTITEPLLSVFETVESEVRSYCRAWPTVFEKASGSRLYDERGRDYLDFFAGAGSLNYGHNNPVLKRALLDYIERDGITHALDMSTTAKRAFLETFQSKILAPRSLPYKVMFPGPTGTNAVEAALKLARKAKGREAVVSFTNAFHGMSLGSLAVTGNAFKRAGAGVPLVHTTPMPFDNYLGGQTPDFIWFERLLEDQGSGLNHPAAVIVETIQGEGGVNVARPEWLRQLADLCRRRDMLLIVDDVQMGCGRTGEFFSFEEAGVTPDIVTLSKSISGYGLPMSLCLFKPELDIWEPGEHNGTFRGNNPAFVTATAALDTFWHDGGLRDRTLLQGARIEQTLSEICAEDGRPGTTHRGRGMVWGLEFEDSTRATAVCRQAYEHGLLVETSGPESEVVKLLPPLTLTPAELEEGLEILTRSVRETA; this is encoded by the coding sequence TTGACCATCACCGAGCCGCTTCTGAGTGTTTTCGAGACCGTCGAGTCCGAGGTCCGCAGCTACTGCCGGGCCTGGCCGACCGTCTTCGAGAAGGCGAGCGGCAGCCGACTGTACGACGAGCGGGGGCGTGACTACCTCGACTTCTTCGCCGGAGCCGGTTCGCTCAACTACGGACACAACAACCCCGTGCTGAAGCGTGCCCTGCTGGACTACATCGAGCGGGACGGCATCACGCACGCCCTGGACATGTCGACCACCGCCAAACGGGCCTTCCTGGAGACCTTCCAGTCCAAGATCCTGGCCCCGCGCAGCCTCCCGTACAAGGTCATGTTCCCGGGCCCGACGGGCACCAACGCCGTCGAGGCCGCGCTGAAGCTCGCGCGGAAGGCCAAGGGACGCGAAGCGGTGGTCTCCTTCACCAACGCCTTCCACGGGATGTCCCTCGGCTCGCTCGCCGTGACCGGCAACGCCTTCAAGCGCGCCGGCGCCGGTGTCCCCCTGGTCCACACCACGCCCATGCCCTTCGACAACTACCTGGGCGGCCAGACGCCGGACTTCATCTGGTTCGAGCGGCTGCTGGAGGACCAGGGGTCCGGGCTGAACCACCCCGCCGCCGTGATCGTGGAGACCATCCAGGGCGAGGGCGGCGTGAACGTCGCCCGCCCCGAGTGGCTGCGACAGCTGGCGGACCTGTGCCGGCGCCGCGACATGCTGCTCATCGTCGACGACGTCCAGATGGGTTGCGGCCGCACCGGCGAGTTCTTCTCCTTCGAGGAAGCGGGCGTCACCCCGGACATCGTGACGCTGTCCAAGTCCATCAGCGGTTACGGACTGCCCATGTCGCTCTGCCTGTTCAAGCCGGAACTGGACATCTGGGAGCCCGGCGAACACAACGGCACCTTCCGCGGCAACAACCCCGCCTTCGTCACGGCCACCGCCGCCCTGGACACGTTCTGGCACGACGGCGGCCTGCGGGACCGCACCCTCCTCCAAGGCGCGCGCATCGAGCAGACGCTCAGTGAGATCTGCGCCGAGGACGGGCGTCCGGGAACCACCCACCGGGGCAGGGGCATGGTGTGGGGCCTGGAGTTCGAGGACAGCACCCGGGCGACCGCCGTCTGCCGGCAGGCCTACGAGCACGGCCTCCTCGTCGAGACCTCCGGTCCCGAGAGCGAGGTGGTCAAGCTCCTGCCGCCGCTCACGCTGACCCCCGCCGAACTCGAAGAGGGTCTGGAAATCCTGACGCGCTCCGTCCGTGAGACGGCCTGA
- a CDS encoding ectoine synthase — protein sequence MIVRSFKDIEGTDRHVKAASGTWESKRIVLARERVGFSLHETVLYAGTETSMWYANHVEAVVCTEGEAELTDEETGEKYLITPGTMYLLDGHERHTLRVARDFRCLCVFNPPVTGREDHDENGVYPLLTEPHSA from the coding sequence ATGATCGTCCGTTCTTTCAAGGACATCGAGGGGACCGACCGGCACGTGAAGGCCGCGTCCGGGACCTGGGAGAGCAAGCGCATCGTGCTCGCGCGCGAGCGCGTCGGTTTCTCCCTGCACGAGACCGTGCTCTACGCCGGCACCGAGACGTCGATGTGGTACGCGAACCACGTCGAGGCCGTCGTGTGCACCGAGGGCGAGGCCGAACTCACCGATGAGGAGACGGGCGAGAAGTACCTCATCACGCCCGGAACCATGTACCTGCTGGACGGCCACGAACGGCACACCCTGCGGGTCGCACGGGACTTCCGCTGTCTGTGCGTCTTCAACCCGCCCGTCACCGGGCGCGAGGACCACGACGAGAACGGCGTCTACCCGCTGCTCACCGAGCCGCACAGCGCCTGA
- the thpD gene encoding ectoine hydroxylase yields the protein MITTTARTVDTYPTRGPEEVLIGRQDPVVWSASGTPGPLWGHELETFERQGFHPVDQLITPEEVDVYRTELDRLVADPAVRADERSIIEPASDEVRSVFEVHRISEAFAQLAADPRVVGVARQILGSDVYVHQSRINVKPGFGARGFYWHSDFETWHAEDGLPRMRTVSVSIALTPNYPTNGGLMIMPGSHRTFLGCAGETPKDNYKRSLQMQDAGIPSQEALTKFSEACGIRLFTGQAGSATWFDCNAMHGSGDNITPYPRSNVFFVFNSVENAPEEPFAAPVRRPEFIAARDVVPVR from the coding sequence ATGATCACCACAACCGCGCGCACTGTGGACACGTATCCGACCCGGGGCCCCGAGGAGGTTCTGATCGGCCGTCAGGACCCCGTCGTCTGGTCGGCGTCCGGGACCCCGGGGCCGCTGTGGGGGCATGAGCTGGAGACTTTCGAGCGGCAGGGCTTCCACCCGGTGGACCAGCTCATCACCCCCGAGGAAGTCGACGTCTACCGGACCGAACTGGACCGCCTCGTCGCCGACCCGGCGGTACGGGCGGACGAACGGTCCATCATCGAGCCGGCCTCGGACGAGGTCCGCTCGGTGTTCGAGGTACACCGGATCAGCGAGGCCTTCGCGCAACTCGCCGCCGATCCACGGGTGGTGGGCGTCGCCCGACAGATCCTCGGGTCGGACGTGTACGTGCACCAGTCCCGGATCAACGTGAAGCCCGGCTTCGGCGCACGCGGCTTCTACTGGCACTCCGACTTCGAGACCTGGCACGCGGAGGACGGACTCCCGCGCATGCGGACGGTCTCGGTGTCGATCGCGCTGACGCCGAACTACCCCACCAACGGCGGCCTCATGATCATGCCGGGCTCCCACCGGACCTTCCTGGGCTGCGCCGGCGAGACGCCCAAGGACAACTACAAGCGGTCCCTGCAGATGCAGGACGCGGGCATCCCCTCGCAGGAAGCGCTCACGAAGTTCTCGGAGGCCTGCGGCATCAGGCTCTTCACCGGCCAGGCCGGCTCGGCCACCTGGTTCGACTGCAACGCGATGCACGGCTCCGGGGACAACATCACCCCCTACCCGCGCAGCAACGTCTTCTTCGTGTTCAACAGTGTGGAGAACGCGCCAGAGGAGCCCTTCGCGGCTCCCGTCCGCCGCCCCGAGTTCATCGCCGCGCGGGACGTCGTCCCGGTGCGCTGA
- a CDS encoding Nramp family divalent metal transporter — MADSTRIDARQGENRAPRKASWRHIGPGIVVAATGVGAGDLVATLIAGGKFGYTLLWAAVIGCLVKVSLAEAVGRWHLATGRTLFDGWRSLGPWTTFYFVGYVVVWGFVYGAAAMSSSALPLAALFPDVMDLKGWAVLCGLVGLVFVWFNRYAVFEKVMTVLVGVMFLVTVYLAIRVTPHLDEALAGLVPVLPDGSLIYTLGLIGGVGGTITLAAYGYWVNAKGWTDTGWMKVMRLDNRVAYVTTGIFVVAMLFVGAELLYSSGAALAKGDKGLLDLSGILEQRYGSATAKLFLVGFFATSFTSLIGVWHGVSLMFADFTSKYRPSLVPAGTDREKSLPFRAYLLWLTFPPISLLFLDQPFGLVIVYGVIGAFFMPFLALTLLWLLNSSRTQADWRNGALSNAMLAGAGLLFVVLCVQQMRELPW; from the coding sequence ATGGCGGACAGCACGCGCATCGACGCCCGGCAGGGCGAGAACCGTGCGCCACGCAAGGCGAGTTGGCGCCACATCGGCCCCGGCATCGTCGTCGCGGCGACGGGCGTCGGCGCCGGTGACCTCGTCGCGACACTCATCGCGGGCGGCAAGTTCGGCTACACCCTGCTGTGGGCGGCCGTCATCGGCTGCCTGGTCAAGGTCTCCCTCGCCGAGGCGGTGGGCCGCTGGCACCTGGCCACCGGCCGGACCCTCTTCGACGGCTGGCGCAGCCTCGGACCCTGGACCACCTTCTACTTCGTCGGCTACGTGGTCGTCTGGGGGTTCGTCTACGGCGCCGCCGCGATGTCCTCCAGCGCCCTTCCGCTGGCCGCGCTGTTCCCCGACGTCATGGACCTGAAGGGCTGGGCCGTGCTGTGCGGCCTGGTCGGACTGGTCTTCGTCTGGTTCAACCGCTACGCCGTCTTCGAGAAGGTCATGACCGTCCTGGTCGGCGTGATGTTCCTCGTCACGGTCTACCTCGCGATCCGGGTCACCCCCCACCTCGACGAGGCCCTCGCCGGCCTCGTGCCCGTCCTCCCGGACGGTTCGCTGATCTACACGCTCGGCCTGATCGGCGGCGTCGGCGGCACCATCACGCTCGCCGCGTACGGCTACTGGGTCAACGCCAAGGGGTGGACCGACACGGGCTGGATGAAGGTGATGCGGCTCGACAACCGCGTCGCCTACGTCACCACCGGCATCTTCGTCGTGGCGATGCTCTTCGTGGGCGCGGAGCTCCTGTACTCCTCCGGCGCCGCGCTCGCCAAGGGGGACAAGGGGCTGCTGGACCTCAGCGGCATCCTGGAGCAGCGCTACGGGAGCGCCACCGCCAAGCTCTTCCTGGTGGGATTCTTCGCCACCTCGTTCACCTCGCTGATCGGGGTGTGGCACGGAGTCAGCCTGATGTTCGCCGACTTCACGAGCAAGTACCGGCCCTCCCTCGTCCCGGCCGGAACGGACCGCGAGAAGTCCCTGCCCTTCCGGGCCTACCTGCTCTGGCTCACCTTCCCGCCCATCAGCCTGCTGTTCCTGGACCAGCCCTTCGGGCTTGTCATCGTCTACGGGGTGATCGGCGCGTTCTTCATGCCGTTTCTGGCCCTCACCCTGCTGTGGTTGCTCAACTCCAGCCGTACGCAGGCCGATTGGCGCAACGGCGCACTGAGCAACGCGATGCTCGCGGGCGCCGGGCTGCTGTTCGTGGTCCTGTGCGTCCAGCAGATGCGCGAGCTGCCCTGGTAG
- a CDS encoding MarR family winged helix-turn-helix transcriptional regulator translates to MDVNVDSAAGPDVDANTLREQLRNMTLRQQRFERYLGRELHTDSAGLTVMGHLVSVGPTSPTDLARALGTSTAAMTLVIDRLVAAGHATRRPHPTDRRKVIVTPADDWEARSYAYVSPLIQGVTAAASNLTPEEQVTVAAFLERIIGAYDHATHP, encoded by the coding sequence ATGGATGTCAATGTCGATTCAGCCGCCGGGCCGGACGTGGACGCGAACACGCTCCGCGAGCAACTGCGGAACATGACCTTGCGCCAGCAGCGTTTCGAGAGGTACCTGGGGCGTGAGCTGCACACGGACTCGGCGGGGCTGACCGTCATGGGTCATCTCGTCAGCGTCGGACCGACCTCCCCCACCGACCTCGCCCGGGCGCTGGGCACCTCCACCGCGGCGATGACGCTGGTCATCGACCGGCTCGTGGCCGCAGGCCACGCCACCCGCCGACCCCATCCCACGGACCGTCGCAAGGTGATCGTCACCCCCGCCGACGACTGGGAGGCCCGCTCCTACGCGTACGTCTCCCCCCTCATCCAGGGAGTCACCGCCGCCGCCTCGAACCTCACGCCCGAGGAGCAGGTCACCGTGGCCGCCTTCCTGGAGCGGATCATCGGCGCCTACGACCACGCGACGCACCCCTGA
- a CDS encoding MFS transporter produces MDTTRPAGGAAAPYRWRWMILAVMLVAEVMDLLDASIVNVAGPALEESLGATSTGLQWVIGGYALTLGAGLVLGGRLGDRHGRRRMFLIGLGAFTATSLLCALAPNIELLICFRLLQGTAGAMLLPQGLGLLRENFSGAELAKVFGIFGPVLGLGGIIGPVLGGALISADLFGLGWRLVFLVNLPIGIAALVVAAKVVPRKPGDRTVTVDGVGAALIVTACALLVLPLNQGQESGWPLWTWISMAGSALCFALFAGRQRRAADGGREPLVTPGLLRKPAFTVGLGGIALFFAGLVGTQLVLTLYLQIGRQFTAGEAGLGNLPLAVGTAIGGALSGAFLADRIGRAVLQVGPLVQLGGAALLWYELGRVGTTFSLGDIAPGVAVAGIGSGMVIAALFSFILAAVDDDEIGSASGVLSAVQSIGGSIGVAVFGSLFFDRAGTGDFTTGFRHALVAQACLLVAFLAVTFLLPKKGRPEIEQHEEPAVAVPAP; encoded by the coding sequence ATGGACACCACTCGACCCGCAGGCGGGGCCGCCGCGCCCTACCGGTGGAGGTGGATGATCCTGGCCGTGATGCTCGTCGCCGAGGTCATGGACCTGCTGGACGCGTCGATCGTGAACGTGGCCGGACCCGCTCTGGAGGAGTCCTTGGGCGCCACCTCCACCGGCCTGCAATGGGTGATCGGGGGGTACGCCCTCACCCTGGGCGCCGGACTCGTCCTGGGCGGACGCCTCGGCGACCGCCACGGCCGGCGCCGCATGTTCCTCATCGGCCTCGGAGCCTTCACCGCAACCTCCCTGCTCTGCGCCCTCGCACCGAACATCGAGCTGCTGATCTGCTTCCGGCTGCTCCAGGGCACGGCCGGCGCCATGCTCCTGCCCCAGGGGCTCGGGCTCCTGCGGGAGAACTTCTCGGGCGCCGAACTCGCCAAGGTCTTCGGCATCTTCGGGCCCGTCCTGGGACTGGGCGGCATCATCGGCCCGGTCCTCGGCGGCGCACTCATCTCGGCCGACCTCTTCGGCCTCGGCTGGCGGCTGGTGTTCCTGGTCAACCTCCCCATCGGCATCGCCGCACTCGTCGTCGCCGCCAAGGTGGTCCCGAGGAAGCCGGGCGATCGCACCGTCACCGTCGACGGCGTGGGCGCGGCACTGATCGTCACGGCCTGCGCCCTCCTCGTGCTCCCGCTCAACCAGGGACAGGAATCCGGCTGGCCGCTGTGGACCTGGATCTCGATGGCCGGCTCCGCACTGTGCTTCGCCCTGTTCGCCGGCCGGCAGCGGCGCGCGGCCGACGGCGGCCGCGAACCGCTGGTGACGCCCGGCCTGCTGCGCAAGCCCGCCTTCACCGTGGGGCTCGGCGGCATCGCCCTCTTCTTCGCCGGACTGGTCGGCACCCAGCTCGTACTGACCCTCTACCTCCAGATCGGCCGGCAGTTCACGGCGGGCGAGGCGGGGTTGGGCAACCTTCCCCTGGCGGTCGGCACCGCCATCGGCGGCGCGCTCAGCGGCGCCTTCCTCGCGGACCGGATCGGCAGGGCCGTCCTCCAGGTGGGCCCGCTCGTACAGCTCGGGGGAGCGGCGCTGCTCTGGTACGAGCTGGGGCGGGTGGGCACGACCTTCTCGCTCGGGGACATCGCCCCGGGCGTGGCGGTCGCGGGCATCGGCTCCGGCATGGTGATCGCGGCCCTGTTCAGCTTCATCCTGGCCGCGGTGGACGACGACGAGATCGGCTCCGCGTCCGGCGTCCTGTCGGCCGTCCAGTCCATCGGCGGCTCCATCGGGGTGGCCGTCTTCGGATCGCTCTTCTTCGACCGGGCCGGGACCGGTGACTTCACCACGGGGTTCCGGCACGCACTCGTCGCCCAGGCCTGCCTGTTGGTGGCGTTCCTGGCCGTCACGTTCCTGCTCCCGAAGAAGGGGCGCCCGGAGATCGAACAGCACGAGGAACCCGCCGTCGCGGTCCCCGCCCCCTGA
- a CDS encoding TetR/AcrR family transcriptional regulator, with product MDEATGPRAGERRRDASATRRRILDAARDLFAERGYERATVRDIAEVAGSNQALLFRYFGSKQGLLAEVLARGGLEQVRTTPPEELFETALRSMLTSSAAGTGDRSLEVYLRSVGRGEDAAGTLRELGEEYQRALASLSGAPDGALRADLAMAWLLGIGLMRTVVAREPLAGADPDEVCALVLTTLRHLWAAPPAPPGDV from the coding sequence ATGGACGAAGCCACGGGCCCGCGAGCGGGCGAGCGCCGCCGCGACGCCTCGGCCACCCGCCGCCGGATACTCGACGCGGCGCGCGACCTGTTCGCCGAGCGGGGGTACGAGCGGGCCACCGTCCGCGACATCGCGGAGGTGGCCGGCTCGAACCAGGCGTTGCTGTTCCGCTACTTCGGTTCCAAACAGGGGCTGCTCGCCGAGGTGCTCGCCCGGGGCGGCCTGGAGCAGGTACGGACCACCCCGCCGGAGGAGCTGTTCGAGACGGCGCTGCGCTCCATGCTCACGAGCAGCGCCGCCGGCACGGGCGACCGTTCCCTGGAGGTGTACCTGCGGTCGGTGGGCCGCGGTGAGGACGCGGCCGGGACCCTGCGTGAGCTGGGCGAGGAGTATCAGCGGGCGCTGGCATCGCTGTCCGGCGCGCCGGACGGTGCCCTGCGCGCCGATCTGGCGATGGCCTGGCTGCTCGGCATCGGCCTGATGCGGACGGTCGTGGCCCGCGAGCCGCTGGCCGGCGCCGACCCGGACGAGGTGTGCGCCCTCGTCCTCACCACGCTGCGGCACCTGTGGGCGGCTCCCCCGGCTCCCCCGGGCGACGTCTAG
- a CDS encoding cytochrome P450 has translation MPAPDTDTTAPLAYPFNSAEGLRLADAYEQVRERPGLLRVQLPYGESAWLVTRYADARLVLGDRRFSRAEGARHDEPRQSEGRSDSGILAMDPPDHTRLRSLVARAFTVHQVEKLRPRVRELAAELLDDLEAAGPPADLVDRFALPLPVAVICRMLGVPEEDRPRFRVWSDAALSTSSLSAAEFEANREELRDYMRTLIHHHRARPRDDLMTALIEARDGSDRLSELELVDLCVGILVAGHETTASQIPNFTLTLLEHPEQLALLRSRPELVANAVEELLRFVPLGSGASQPRYATEDVEVGGTLVRAGTPVLVATGAANRDALRFSAPGVLDITRDGVPHLGFGHGVHHCLGAPLARLELQEALAALVTRFPGLRLAGDVTWKSQMLVRGPRVMPVGW, from the coding sequence ATGCCCGCACCGGACACCGACACCACCGCACCCCTGGCCTACCCCTTCAACTCCGCCGAGGGGCTCCGACTCGCCGACGCCTACGAGCAGGTCCGGGAGCGCCCCGGACTCTTACGCGTCCAACTGCCCTACGGCGAGAGCGCCTGGCTGGTCACCCGCTACGCCGACGCCCGCCTCGTCCTCGGAGACCGGCGCTTCAGCCGCGCCGAGGGCGCCCGCCACGACGAACCCCGCCAGTCCGAGGGACGATCCGACAGCGGCATCCTCGCCATGGATCCGCCCGACCACACCCGACTGCGCTCCCTGGTGGCCCGCGCGTTCACCGTGCACCAAGTGGAGAAGCTCCGGCCCCGGGTACGCGAACTCGCCGCGGAACTCCTCGACGACCTGGAGGCGGCCGGCCCTCCCGCCGACCTCGTGGACCGGTTCGCGCTCCCCCTGCCCGTCGCCGTGATCTGCCGGATGCTCGGGGTCCCCGAGGAGGACCGACCCCGCTTCCGGGTCTGGAGCGACGCCGCGCTGTCGACCAGCTCCCTCAGCGCCGCCGAGTTCGAGGCCAACCGCGAGGAACTGCGCGACTACATGCGCACCCTGATCCACCACCACCGGGCCCGGCCGCGGGACGACCTGATGACGGCCCTCATCGAGGCCCGGGACGGATCCGACCGGCTCTCCGAGCTGGAACTGGTCGACCTGTGCGTGGGCATCCTGGTCGCGGGCCACGAGACCACCGCCTCGCAGATCCCCAACTTCACCCTCACCCTGCTGGAGCACCCGGAACAACTCGCCCTGCTGCGCTCGCGCCCCGAACTCGTCGCCAACGCCGTCGAGGAACTGCTGCGCTTCGTCCCGCTGGGCAGCGGCGCCAGTCAGCCGCGCTACGCCACCGAGGACGTGGAGGTCGGAGGCACCCTGGTGCGGGCCGGCACCCCGGTGCTGGTCGCCACCGGCGCCGCCAACCGCGACGCGCTGCGGTTCAGCGCCCCGGGCGTCCTGGACATCACCCGCGACGGCGTCCCCCACCTCGGCTTCGGCCACGGAGTCCACCACTGCCTGGGCGCCCCGCTGGCCCGCCTCGAACTCCAGGAGGCACTGGCCGCGCTCGTCACCCGATTCCCCGGTCTGCGCCTCGCGGGTGATGTGACGTGGAAGTCGCAGATGCTGGTCAGGGGCCCGCGTGTGATGCCGGTCGGGTGGTGA
- a CDS encoding ferredoxin, with amino-acid sequence MPGKWTVRADRQLCMGSGMCAAVAPDVFALEDEHASVRRPETDEDARVLDAADICPAQAITVREAGTVIAPRP; translated from the coding sequence ATGCCCGGGAAGTGGACCGTACGCGCGGACCGACAGCTGTGCATGGGCTCGGGGATGTGCGCCGCCGTCGCCCCCGACGTGTTCGCCCTGGAGGACGAGCACGCCTCGGTGCGCCGGCCGGAGACGGACGAGGACGCGCGGGTGCTGGACGCGGCGGACATCTGCCCGGCCCAGGCCATCACGGTGCGGGAGGCGGGAACGGTGATCGCCCCGCGCCCGTAG
- a CDS encoding cold-shock protein: MANGTVKWFNAEKGFGFIEQEGGGPDVFAHYSNIASQGFRELQEGQKVSFDIAQGQKGPTAENIVTA, encoded by the coding sequence ATGGCTAATGGCACCGTGAAGTGGTTCAACGCGGAAAAGGGCTTCGGCTTCATCGAGCAGGAGGGTGGCGGACCGGACGTGTTCGCCCACTACTCGAACATCGCCTCCCAGGGCTTCCGTGAGCTCCAGGAAGGCCAGAAGGTCAGCTTCGACATCGCGCAGGGCCAGAAGGGCCCGACGGCCGAGAACATCGTCACGGCCTGA
- a CDS encoding CsbD family protein: MSAEEKTQAKTEQAKGKVKEAAGRTVGNERLTAEGRADQAKGDAREAKEKVKDTFKH; the protein is encoded by the coding sequence GTGTCGGCTGAAGAGAAGACCCAGGCCAAGACCGAGCAGGCCAAGGGCAAGGTCAAGGAAGCCGCGGGCCGCACGGTCGGCAACGAGCGTCTGACCGCCGAAGGCCGGGCGGACCAGGCCAAGGGCGATGCCCGAGAGGCCAAGGAGAAGGTCAAGGACACCTTCAAGCACTGA
- a CDS encoding MerR family transcriptional regulator → MTAENPLDRLDDDDYPAYTMGRAAEMLGTTAGFLRAIGEARLITPLRSEGGHRRYSRYQLRIAARARELVDGGMAIDAACRIVILEDQLEEAQRLNAEYRKAVAQSPADRDPRDAGQDSGRDRNSDPGR, encoded by the coding sequence GTGACAGCAGAGAACCCGCTCGATCGTCTCGACGACGACGACTACCCCGCCTACACCATGGGCAGGGCCGCCGAGATGCTCGGAACCACGGCCGGCTTCCTCCGCGCGATCGGCGAGGCCCGCCTGATCACGCCGCTGCGTTCGGAGGGCGGTCACCGCCGGTACTCCCGCTACCAGCTGCGGATCGCCGCCCGTGCCCGAGAACTGGTGGACGGTGGAATGGCCATCGACGCCGCCTGCCGGATCGTCATCCTCGAAGACCAGCTCGAAGAGGCCCAGCGCCTCAACGCGGAGTACCGAAAGGCCGTGGCGCAGTCGCCGGCCGACCGCGACCCCCGCGATGCCGGCCAGGATTCCGGTCGCGACCGGAACTCCGACCCCGGACGCTGA
- a CDS encoding GNAT family N-acetyltransferase gives MRYRYATEADAPAMAALFSANHHDALTAEQRRAQGFVQGAFDEAALRTMAGNGELLVADEEGRLAGLLALSVAADLPDPPPPVLGLLAAQEVLEWRGRALSGVRWLLYGPVVVDAAFRGRGVARELFANAVAEASGRAEAVVAFIEEGNEPSWRVHVDGFGMTPLGTYEAGGRTYHAIAAPADGPS, from the coding sequence ATGCGTTACCGATACGCCACCGAGGCCGACGCTCCGGCCATGGCCGCGCTCTTCTCCGCCAACCACCACGACGCCCTGACGGCGGAGCAACGCCGCGCCCAGGGGTTCGTACAGGGGGCCTTCGACGAGGCGGCGCTGCGCACCATGGCCGGGAACGGGGAGTTGCTGGTCGCCGACGAGGAGGGCCGGCTCGCCGGTCTCCTCGCGCTCTCCGTGGCGGCGGACCTGCCCGACCCGCCGCCTCCCGTCCTCGGTCTGCTCGCCGCCCAAGAGGTACTGGAGTGGCGCGGACGCGCCCTGAGCGGCGTGCGCTGGTTGCTCTACGGGCCCGTCGTGGTCGATGCGGCGTTCCGCGGGCGCGGGGTGGCGCGGGAACTGTTCGCGAACGCCGTCGCCGAGGCCTCCGGACGCGCCGAGGCCGTCGTCGCCTTCATCGAGGAGGGCAACGAACCGTCGTGGCGGGTGCACGTCGACGGCTTCGGGATGACCCCGCTCGGCACCTACGAGGCGGGCGGACGCACCTACCACGCCATCGCGGCCCCGGCGGACGGCCCTTCCTGA
- a CDS encoding type 1 glutamine amidotransferase domain-containing protein, giving the protein MIVFLLPASGYDPTEAAVPWAALHDAGLDVRFATPDGKVALADDRLTDVGFSWLSPWLMTRRAELDAYRRLTDDPRFQAPLSYAQVDPAALTGLFVPGGHATGMRTLLENTTAQRLFARVLTVGLPVGAVCHGVLLGARAEDPSTGRSVLYGRRTTALTSLLELTAWNLTRLWLGRYYRTYPTTVQAEVTAALADPSHFLAGPPLPVRDTAAKPGRGFTVRDGNYLSARWPGDCHRLAADYLALVRSHLAAPAREL; this is encoded by the coding sequence GTGATCGTCTTCCTGTTGCCCGCCTCCGGCTACGACCCGACCGAGGCGGCGGTGCCGTGGGCCGCGTTGCACGACGCCGGTCTCGACGTGCGGTTCGCGACGCCCGACGGGAAGGTCGCCCTGGCCGACGACCGGCTCACCGATGTGGGGTTCTCCTGGCTCTCCCCGTGGCTGATGACCCGCCGCGCCGAACTCGACGCGTACCGGCGGCTCACCGACGATCCGCGGTTCCAGGCGCCCTTGTCCTACGCGCAGGTCGACCCGGCGGCGCTGACGGGGCTCTTCGTCCCGGGCGGGCACGCCACGGGGATGCGTACCCTGCTGGAGAACACCACCGCCCAGCGGTTGTTCGCCCGGGTCCTCACCGTCGGGCTGCCGGTGGGCGCGGTGTGTCACGGCGTGTTGTTGGGTGCCCGCGCCGAGGACCCCTCGACGGGGCGGTCGGTCCTGTACGGACGGCGGACGACGGCTCTGACCTCGCTGCTGGAACTCACCGCCTGGAACCTCACCCGGCTGTGGCTGGGGCGGTACTACCGCACCTATCCGACCACCGTCCAGGCCGAGGTGACCGCGGCGCTCGCCGATCCGAGCCACTTCCTGGCCGGACCGCCGCTGCCCGTCCGTGACACCGCCGCGAAGCCCGGGCGCGGCTTCACCGTCCGCGACGGGAACTACCTCTCCGCCCGCTGGCCCGGCGACTGCCACCGCCTGGCGGCGGACTACCTGGCCCTGGTCCGCTCCCACTTGGCGGCGCCGGCCCGGGAGTTGTGA